The Vicia villosa cultivar HV-30 ecotype Madison, WI unplaced genomic scaffold, Vvil1.0 ctg.000339F_1_1, whole genome shotgun sequence genomic sequence CAATCTGATGAATTAAGTACCCAAATTTTTAGGAAGATGTAGTATATAATATAAGAAGCTTCATTTCCTTACCAGTTTCGTTTTTTGTTTTGGTATATTTTGATTGAATCACACGGAACACAATCAATCAATTATGATATCTTCCTTCGTAATGTGACCTAATCAGGTGGGTCCGTTTCCAGTTATAATCGTGTCTTCCTCTCTCTTTCTTTCCATATCTTTTTATTGTGTTCATAAATTAATTGAATTCGAGATTCCTTTTTATTGCTTCTTCTTTTTCAGGTCTCATTTTTATATTTGAATGGTTTATATTGTTTCTTTATACTATGGCTTGGTGGGATTTAAGACCCTTTCAATCTATAACCACCCGTTTTCAGGTCAGTActtcccttcttcttcttcttcactctcACTCATACTTGGTAGAGAATTTAGTTGTATTGATTGTATTCAATACAGTTACAAGAGATATGGTATTTATATAGACATGCTAATCCTACACCTAATCATAACTAAAGCATAACTAAATCAGATAACTAACTCTGAGTTAGTTATTGCGGGCAATGCAATAAGCTAAAGATGCAAATCTCACTTTTAAGAGTActacatcggacaatatatagcCTGGAGATGTGTTTTTTACAAGCCAGTTTTGCTGGGATGATTAGCCCCAACCTCATTTCTTGCTTAAGATCCATTCTACCACCTACTATGAAGTTTTCGATATCAGGCCACCCACCATTTAATTCCATACTCCAAATGTCGAGGGCGTGTGTCCCACATCGGACATTCTATGACATGAACATATGTGTTTATAAGCGGGGGCAATTCTCACTTACTAGCTGGTTGGATGGACTCTTGTTTTTACCAACTATTTAATATTGAGGAAATTATGGGTCAAAATCAAACTGTTAAGAAAGATTTTGATACCAAACTATGTGGCTGACTCCATTTTAGTGGAAAAAATAAAGTTTGATTGTGGTTATTGTATTTATGTTTACAGTATAGCTTGTAGTAGACATCTTGTTGGGAATGGGTGTATATGATAATTCATAGGTTTTGATGTGCATCTTAAGTTTACTGTTATGGCCATAAGCCATATtcatgattgatgtttatattattgtttatttgCTTGGAAAATTCTGCACCATGTTTTAGAGATTTCATATGCTGTTTCTGAGTCATGTGGTTAATTTAATTTACTGGCTGCTGATTTGATTAATGAATTATTGTTTGGGCTTATAAGTCTTATATTACAACTCTTTGATTTTGAATGTATATATCGCTTTGTGAGAATTGTGATTCATTTGACCTGGCACTCTATGCTTCTATTGATAGTCGTTTTTTCCCCCCTTTAGGATAGTGCCATCGCGGCATCTCTGTCATTTCTATGTATGTAAGCAGGTTGTGTTATCTGTATTTGATTGATTTCCTAGCTTACCTTTGAAGCTTACTATTATTGAAGACTAAATTGAATTGCCGATCTTGATTTTTGGTGCTTTTCCCGAGTCATTCTCATTAACctatttgttgatgatgttgctgTTTACTTGTTTGCAATGGACAAATGCTCTTGCATATACAGCCAGCTATGCTGTAATTCTTTCTATATAAATTATAGATTTCAATAATATTTAAGATGGTTATATTTTACACTAAGAATTTACAAGTTTCTAATTTGGATACTTTGCTACATTGTTCAACTTTAATAACGAGAAAATATAGAACTTATATGTTGTAAGAAAAGCAAAGCAAATCAGGGTATTTTCATGAAATTTGTCCCTGAAAGTGCTTTTTTTGAGGTTACCTAGGATTTATCGAGAAGGATGCTGGGGTTCTCTGCTACGACTAGTGCTCACTTTTCATCCATTAATTCTCCACTGATAGACAAAAAGAATGAAGAGgtacaatttaattaaaattttcttaaTTAACCAAAGGACATTGGTTAAGCTTGGCCATTACCATATCGGCTAAGAGAAGAGGTATATGAGTATAACTTGTTTCTAGTATTTTCTTAACAAGGTAGTTGTGGAAAACGGATTGACATATAGTCTAATATCGATTTGTTAATAAGAATATATGTGTTCTCATGTCCGTACAACTAACATTCGCTAGTCTCTTTCCTATACTACTTTCTGTTAGTCATCAGCAATTTCAATTTGGAGCCAAACAAacataggctctgtttggtaaattagcggttgactgataagctagctaatAGTTTATATCTTATGGCTGATAAATAGTAGCTTATAGCTTTTGGTTGGTGAAtcatagctgataagctaattgaatTGTTTGGTTAATGAAAgttcaactaacttataaatataaGATGACATAAAAAGCATTCaacacataattatttattttaaattataaaggataaaagtggatttttcttaaaataatattGACATGATAATGTTTAGTATTCCCCCATTATAACAAAATATTAGCTATTATTAGTTGTAATTATTTTAGCATCTCCTTAATTATGGAAATAACTTGTATACATTATATATAGAGGAATAATACAGCAGAGGGACACACAGTTTTACTATTCATTTTTATGTTTAACATTTGTGACATCTAGGAATTCGGGCAGCGGGAAGTCCAGCTTGATTCACACACTATGAGTTCTCACGGATATGCAGTTGCTAGAATACACATGCATGATTGGATCATGCTATTACTCCTTGTATTGATTGAAATCCCCTTATACATGATCCATCCTTTCTATCGCTTTGTTGGGAAGGAAATGATGACTGATCTTAAATATCCCCTGAAGAGTAATACAGTTCCTGTTTGGGCTGTTCCGGTAAGTTTGCCGATTAAGATACGACACATGTAAATACGTTTTTCTTCCTCAATAATTACTTTAACATTGTCATTTACTATCATGGTTAGATGCTTGCAATGGTATTGCCTATCGTGATCTTTATCGTTCTTTATCTCCGAAGAAGAGATATCTATGATCTTCATCATGCCATACTGGGTATTAACTTTTAAATACTTCTTATTTGTTTGATTTCTAAGAAGAAAATTATATTTGAGATACTAAAACAGTTAAAGTTGATGACAATAAATTATTTGCTGGTATAGGTCTACTGTTCTCCATTTTAGTAACAGCGGTGATAACGGATGCAATAAAAGATGCAGTAGGACGACCTCGGCCAGACTTCTTTTGGCGATGTTTTCCAGATGGAAAGGATGTATGTCTTCCTCGAATTTTAGGTTTTCAGTTCATGTTTGTCTGAGAGTATTTCTCGTCCAAGGCATATTTAATTGATAATGACTTCTTATTAGGTTTATGATAAATGGGGAGATGTCATTTGTCATGGTGACAAGAGTGTCATTAAGGAAGGACATAAGAGTTTCCCAAGCGGCCATACTTCATGTAAGTATCATTTATTACGTATGACTGGTTTTGCCGTGATCACGACTTGGCCTGATTTAGTTTCATGAGAAAACTCAAATTTCGTTCGATGTTTGTTTAAGTAATTTCAACTTTTATATGCAGGGTCATTTGCTGGTCTGGGTTTTTTATCGTTGTACTTGTCTGGAAAATTAAAAGCATTTGATCGCAAAGGTCATGTTGCAAAACTTTGTATTATTTTTCTACCACTACTTGCTGCATCACTTGTCGCCGTTTCTCGAGTTGACGACTACTGGCATCATTGGCAGGATGTGTTTGCTGGAGGTCTAATAGGTTAGTTCATTTTTCGCGTTTCACTTAATTGCAGATTAACTTAACTTACagataaaccaaaaaaagaaatactACTTAGCAGTGTTTGTTGATACTTGACTATGGGTGACTTCTTCTTTCAGGGCTCGTAGTAGCTACTTTTTGCTATTTACAGTTTTTTCCACCTCCTTATCATCCTGAAGGTATGCCTCAAATTCAAGTGCATACCTAGATTTGAAAGACATCGATTCAAAGAATTTTACATGTTTGTGTCTATTACGATTACGAATAACGACCTATGCTGACAATGTAGctatgttgttattatcttgtaGGTTGGGGTCCTTATGCTTATTTTAAGATGTTGGAAGAATCACGAGTTACGTCACAGGGTCCTAATGCTCAAAATGGTGCTCAATCTGAAAACCAAGAAGGACAAAGTCAACATGGGTGTATAGGGCTATCTTTA encodes the following:
- the LOC131626970 gene encoding lipid phosphate phosphatase 2-like isoform X1, giving the protein MAWWDLRPFQSITTRFQDLSRRMLGFSATTSAHFSSINSPLIDKKNEEEFGQREVQLDSHTMSSHGYAVARIHMHDWIMLLLLVLIEIPLYMIHPFYRFVGKEMMTDLKYPLKSNTVPVWAVPMLAMVLPIVIFIVLYLRRRDIYDLHHAILGLLFSILVTAVITDAIKDAVGRPRPDFFWRCFPDGKDVYDKWGDVICHGDKSVIKEGHKSFPSGHTSWSFAGLGFLSLYLSGKLKAFDRKGHVAKLCIIFLPLLAASLVAVSRVDDYWHHWQDVFAGGLIGLVVATFCYLQFFPPPYHPEGWGPYAYFKMLEESRVTSQGPNAQNGAQSENQEGQSQHGCIGLSLAENQTSTLEDELESGRR
- the LOC131626970 gene encoding putative lipid phosphate phosphatase 3, chloroplastic isoform X2 gives rise to the protein MAWWDLRPFQSITTRFQEFGQREVQLDSHTMSSHGYAVARIHMHDWIMLLLLVLIEIPLYMIHPFYRFVGKEMMTDLKYPLKSNTVPVWAVPMLAMVLPIVIFIVLYLRRRDIYDLHHAILGLLFSILVTAVITDAIKDAVGRPRPDFFWRCFPDGKDVYDKWGDVICHGDKSVIKEGHKSFPSGHTSWSFAGLGFLSLYLSGKLKAFDRKGHVAKLCIIFLPLLAASLVAVSRVDDYWHHWQDVFAGGLIGLVVATFCYLQFFPPPYHPEGWGPYAYFKMLEESRVTSQGPNAQNGAQSENQEGQSQHGCIGLSLAENQTSTLEDELESGRR